A single region of the Terriglobales bacterium genome encodes:
- a CDS encoding chemotaxis protein CheB — MPQEIAIPRASPAVSSRVRHLIAVGASAGGLHSLFAVLQGLPSNLPACVMIATHLSETHNSILPELLGRRTALAVQPADSDPLREGMVFVARPGFHLTIDETRMHLLKTPPVHFLRPNIDLLFESVAVAFGPHAVGVILSGTGHDGSQGIRAIKTAGGVTITEDPTEAEFNDMPLAASRTGCVDFVLPLDKIGEKLIQICSS; from the coding sequence GTGCCGCAGGAAATCGCCATCCCGCGCGCTTCGCCAGCAGTAAGTAGCCGGGTGCGCCACCTGATCGCTGTCGGTGCGTCTGCCGGCGGGCTTCACTCACTTTTCGCGGTTCTTCAAGGTCTCCCCTCGAACCTCCCGGCCTGCGTGATGATCGCCACTCACCTGAGCGAGACTCATAACAGTATTCTGCCGGAATTGTTAGGTCGCCGTACCGCGCTTGCGGTGCAACCCGCAGATTCCGACCCGCTGCGCGAAGGTATGGTGTTTGTCGCTCGCCCCGGATTCCACCTCACCATCGACGAAACCCGGATGCACCTCCTGAAGACGCCACCCGTCCACTTCCTGCGTCCGAACATCGACCTTCTCTTCGAGTCAGTAGCCGTCGCTTTCGGACCGCATGCAGTTGGAGTTATCCTGAGCGGCACCGGTCACGACGGCTCCCAGGGCATTCGCGCCATTAAAACCGCCGGTGGTGTCACTATCACCGAAGATCCCACCGAAGCAGAATTCAATGACATGCCTCTGGCAGCCAGCCGTACTGGATGTGTAGACTTCGTTCTGCCGTTGGATAAAATTGGCGAGAAGTTAATCCAAATTTGCAGTTCATAG